cacgggtatgGGAAAACGTCAACTTAAAAATGACGGACACGGGGATACGAAAATTGTAATATAAAAtacatcaaattaaagataattttacaatctttcatttgatatatgtaaataaacactttaaaaacataaaactgacataaaatgcaaataagtacctaataaacaacatgagtatttaaaaatagtcatacaaaccaaatcaaagaaaaccaaataaataggtaaattttagtttgatcatcacacatcatccatatgacatccatcatcatcctccgcTACAAAAGTAGTTTCCAACTCGGGCTCATCAAGAGAAATATCCGCCATGCCAAGACAAATAGAATTTTCTAGATTTCCAAAGTCATCTCCTCCAACATCCCACAACCTGAATGCTAATGCTTGAAGCATCGGAACTTGTGAGCCATAAGTTTCCCACCAATGCTTTGGAGCTATCAAGTACATATCATTCAAGCATTCCGGTTCGGTAAATACACCACCATCTCTTGCCGAGAAAATAGCATACTCCATATTAACCTTTCTTCTATCTTCCAAGTCTTGAAACAATCTTCTAAAGCAATTgaatttttgtgtggaaatttcATTGTTAACATGTGGAGCAACTCTACCGGGGACCTCTTTAAGCCACGTGTCACTATAATACCttttaaatacataaaaaagaagaaaatttagTTAATGCATAATTTAATgctttaaacatttaaacatacaaaaatatattatacctTGGATTCAAAGAATGTGCCAAACAATGAAGTGGAGTGTTGCTTTTCTTCCAACGGGTAAGAAGTACTGTTTCGACCACACTAAAGAAAGAAGAATACTCATGCCTTTGCTTATGCTCATGGTTATATATGATCTCCTTCACCTTTGAAATCATTGAATCCCATTTTTCATATACTAGATGAAGTGATGCTTTGTCGGTGTCACATGCTCTTATCATGTCATAAATGGGACGAGTAAAATCAAGGATGTAATCAACGTTGTCCCACCAATCGCCATTTAGAATCTTTTCCCTCACAAGTGTAGCTTGTCCACGATGATCATCACGATATGTGGACCAAGCCTCACTAACAACCATGGATTGAAGAGTAGTTTTAAGAAGTTTCATCCTCTTTAGCATGACAAATACTGAAGCGAAGCGAGTATCACCAACAGAAAGAAGCTTTAATGGAGAGAACTTATTAAATATAGCTAACCTCATTGAATGGTTCATTATGTAGTTTTTGACAAATAAAGCATCTCCATGAACTTCGGTTATCCAATGACACTCATCATTTACCTCCTCATTGTTTGAAACATTTTTAGCATTACAAATGTTTTTAAGAGCAAGGTTAAGAGTGTGAAAAATGCATGGTGTCCAAAATATATGTGGATATCTACCCTTTATAAGTTCTCCAGCGGCCTTGCAATTGCTTGCATTATCAGTGAGAATTTGTACAACAAATTTGTCATCTCCAACTTCTTCAATGGCATCATTCCACAAACTAGCAATAAAGTCTTTATCCTTTACCTCTCCTGAGCCATCAACGGCCTTTAAGAACAGAGGACCAACTTCACAAGCCACCATGAGGTTAATTAAAGGTCTCCTTTGCGGATCACTCCACCCATCACTCACTATACTTACCCCTTTTTCCTTCCAAGTAGCCTTTGTTGGTTCTAAAAGCTTTTCaacattttctttctctctATCTAACAAAGTGGTTCTCATTTTATTGTAACCAGGAGGCTTGTAACCAGGAATATTATTTGTGGCAGCATAGTTGTATAAACTAACATAGTAAGGGTTTCGACAAAGGTTGAAAGGAAATCCTCCAGTAAAAAACATCCTTGCTATCTCAGCATCCAAGTTGTTTCGAGCTTGTATATCAAAAGCTTTGGTGATTGGGTTGTCAGATTTTCTTTTCTTGGCATATGAAGTTGGCGAAAGAGAAGTTTCAGAAGA
This Amaranthus tricolor cultivar Red isolate AtriRed21 chromosome 13, ASM2621246v1, whole genome shotgun sequence DNA region includes the following protein-coding sequences:
- the LOC130798858 gene encoding uncharacterized protein LOC130798858, with the translated sequence MSSSGASGSDSCNVSGDATNEEGDFSSYPLWKYVFKGDKMSGVGGNYTWQCNFCKQIKSGSYTRVKAHLMGVAKGGISQCPNVTNEDRMQMRNLERQVEQYKESRQPKRPPLPSQSLSSETSLSPTSYAKKRKSDNPITKAFDIQARNNLDAEIARMFFTGGFPFNLCRNPYYVSLYNYAATNNIPGYKPPGYNKMRTTLLDREKENVEKLLEPTKATWKEKGVSIVSDGWSDPQRRPLINLMVACEVGPLFLKAVDGSGEVKDKDFIASLWNDAIEEVGDDKFVVQILTDNASNCKAAGELIKGRYPHIFWTPCIFHTLNLALKNICNAKNVSNNEEVNDECHWITEVHGDALFVKNYIMNHSMRLAIFNKFSPLKLLSVGDTRFASVFVMLKRMKLLKTTLQSMVVSEAWSTYRDDHRGQATLVREKILNGDWWDNVDYILDFTRPIYDMIRACDTDKASLHLVYEKWDSMISKVKEIIYNHEHKQRHEYSSFFSVVETVLLTRWKKSNTPLHCLAHSLNPRYYSDTWLKEVPGRVAPHVNNEISTQKFNCFRRLFQDLEDRRKVNMEYAIFSARDGGVFTEPECLNDMYLIAPKHWWETYGSQVPMLQALAFRLWDVGGDDFGNLENSICLGMADISLDEPELETTFGSYMLGGKTSRIPLVLPVKGVRERQN